A stretch of Fundicoccus culcitae DNA encodes these proteins:
- a CDS encoding zinc ribbon domain-containing protein YjdM: MEQRLPNCPQCQSVYTYMDQEMYVCPECGHEWSQNAQSEESVTATITDSNGNPLEDGDSVVVIKDLKVKGAKSAIKQGTKIKNIKLIHDPADGHDIDCNIEGFGAMKLKSEFVKKA, from the coding sequence ATGGAACAACGATTACCTAACTGTCCACAATGCCAATCAGTATATACCTATATGGATCAAGAAATGTATGTTTGCCCCGAATGCGGACATGAATGGAGTCAAAATGCTCAATCCGAGGAGTCTGTCACCGCAACTATCACCGATTCAAACGGTAATCCTTTAGAAGATGGCGATAGTGTCGTGGTTATCAAAGACCTCAAAGTAAAAGGCGCTAAATCAGCTATCAAGCAAGGGACAAAGATTAAAAACATAAAATTGATACATGATCCCGCCGATGGGCATGATATCGATTGTAACATCGAAGGGTTCGGCGCAATGAAATTGAAATCGGAATTTGTGAAAAAAGCCTAA
- a CDS encoding excinuclease ABC subunit UvrA, with protein sequence MITLRDVSVNNLKNLSIDIPQNKVVVFTGVSGSGKSSLVMDTIGVEGQRAMNKTYPLYLQNLMPQYEPANVGEITHLTPVIMMGQESLSRNSRSTVGTITELASMFRLLFSRMGQPSAGPSSAYSFNHPMGMCPECSGLGNKMALDIDRIIDWDLTLNEGAITFTPFSKRNWQWKIYANSGKFDLDKPLKDYSPEEKELLLYGKGFKVEVAKEGSYYTGSGVDYEGIVDRFNRLYLHRNQAKLSKSVRKEVEEAVSSQKCPVCHGKRLNEAALSSLINEKNIADYFDMDGETLIAEVETIEGTLVKGLLKEIKAILQRIIDLGMGYLHLGRNSDTLSGGELQRLKLIQQLGSNLSGLTYIFDEPTRSLHAKDVQNIQQHLFQLRDKGNTVLVVEHNLQMIQDADWIIELGPAAGEQGGEIIFEGTFDALLNQDTPTSRAFKQKVTLNGGAKEAETLLTVESQPVHNLKAFKVHIPANALTALVGVSGSGKSTFIKEIVMQQYPDFNYIDQQPIGSNSRSTIATYTGVMDSIRDIYSKVNKVKKGWFSSNAEGACPHCQGKGVIQPDMAFADKVTMVCDSCHGTRYREEVLQYSFKGYTIVDVLKMTANEAMRLFADYPAIEGRLQLLMDTGMGYLRLGQSTDQLSGGERQRLKLASQLNSRASVFILDEPSAGLHISDLEQLMKLFNKMLSQGHTLILIEHQLQIIAQADWIIELGPGGGNQGGELVFMGTPVEMLDFSASPTGSCLKNYVGIQIEEGQ encoded by the coding sequence AAAATTTGATGCCACAATATGAACCCGCAAATGTTGGTGAGATAACGCATCTAACCCCGGTGATTATGATGGGGCAAGAAAGTTTAAGTCGTAATAGTCGTTCAACCGTTGGAACCATCACAGAGCTAGCTTCTATGTTTCGATTGTTATTTTCAAGAATGGGTCAGCCAAGTGCTGGTCCTTCTTCTGCCTATTCCTTTAATCATCCCATGGGCATGTGCCCTGAGTGTAGCGGTTTAGGCAATAAAATGGCCTTGGATATTGATCGGATCATCGATTGGGATTTAACCTTAAATGAAGGGGCCATAACATTTACGCCCTTTAGCAAACGCAACTGGCAATGGAAAATCTATGCCAATTCTGGAAAGTTTGATTTGGATAAGCCTTTAAAAGATTATTCACCGGAAGAGAAAGAGTTGTTGTTATATGGCAAAGGTTTTAAAGTCGAAGTGGCTAAAGAAGGGTCTTATTATACTGGGTCAGGTGTGGATTATGAAGGCATCGTCGACCGCTTTAACCGCCTTTACCTTCATCGTAATCAAGCTAAACTGAGTAAGTCTGTCCGCAAGGAAGTTGAAGAGGCCGTTTCCAGTCAAAAATGCCCTGTCTGTCATGGTAAACGGCTGAATGAGGCGGCTTTAAGTTCGCTCATTAACGAAAAAAATATCGCTGATTATTTTGACATGGATGGCGAGACCTTAATCGCTGAAGTTGAAACGATTGAAGGCACTTTAGTTAAAGGTTTGCTTAAAGAAATCAAGGCGATTTTGCAGCGAATCATCGATTTAGGGATGGGGTATTTACATTTAGGCAGAAATTCAGATACATTATCTGGCGGCGAACTACAACGTTTAAAACTCATTCAGCAATTAGGTAGCAACTTAAGTGGTTTAACCTATATCTTTGATGAACCGACACGAAGTTTACATGCTAAAGACGTTCAGAACATTCAACAACATTTATTTCAATTAAGGGATAAGGGCAATACGGTCTTGGTGGTTGAACATAATTTGCAAATGATTCAAGATGCTGATTGGATCATTGAGTTAGGACCGGCAGCTGGGGAACAAGGCGGAGAAATTATCTTTGAAGGCACTTTTGACGCCTTGTTAAATCAAGATACGCCCACGAGTCGGGCATTTAAGCAAAAGGTTACGTTAAATGGGGGTGCCAAAGAAGCGGAGACGCTTTTGACGGTTGAATCCCAGCCAGTACATAATTTAAAGGCGTTTAAGGTACACATTCCTGCGAATGCTTTGACGGCGCTTGTAGGGGTTTCGGGTTCAGGTAAATCAACCTTTATTAAAGAGATTGTGATGCAGCAATACCCAGATTTTAACTACATTGATCAACAACCGATAGGCAGTAATAGCCGTTCAACCATCGCAACCTATACAGGGGTGATGGATTCCATCAGGGATATTTATTCAAAAGTGAATAAAGTTAAAAAGGGCTGGTTTAGTTCGAATGCTGAGGGGGCTTGCCCGCATTGTCAGGGTAAGGGGGTTATCCAGCCCGATATGGCTTTTGCGGATAAAGTGACGATGGTGTGCGATAGTTGTCATGGCACGCGTTATCGTGAAGAAGTTTTACAGTATAGCTTTAAAGGCTATACCATTGTCGATGTCTTGAAGATGACGGCGAATGAGGCGATGCGTTTGTTTGCCGATTATCCTGCGATTGAGGGACGTTTGCAGTTATTAATGGATACGGGGATGGGTTATTTGCGTTTGGGTCAATCCACGGATCAATTATCTGGGGGTGAGCGTCAACGGTTAAAGTTGGCCAGTCAATTAAATAGTCGGGCGAGCGTTTTTATTTTAGATGAGCCCAGTGCCGGTTTGCATATCAGTGATTTAGAGCAATTGATGAAACTGTTCAATAAAATGCTAAGTCAAGGCCATACACTCATTTTGATCGAACACCAGTTACAGATCATTGCGCAAGCCGATTGGATCATTGAATTAGGACCCGGCGGTGGCAATCAAGGTGGCGAGTTAGTGTTCATGGGCACACCAGTGGAAATGCTTGACTTTTCGGCTTCACCGACAGGCAGTTGCCTTAAAAACTATGTAGGTATTCAAATTGAAGAAGGGCAATAA